A region of Heteronotia binoei isolate CCM8104 ecotype False Entrance Well chromosome 2, APGP_CSIRO_Hbin_v1, whole genome shotgun sequence DNA encodes the following proteins:
- the LOC132590725 gene encoding signal-regulatory protein beta-2-like encodes MWCEDSPHIYLLGYPGNGAGPSTALALGARAQELAVLQTEGPLRLTAGETLDLNCTLIGYGPPGGVGWYKGSDRSQPPVYYNTAALPPGVIRFFPGSETDYSIRISNIQPEDAGTYYCVKYKAGIQETEYKSGKGTEVSVSDFLLHQPHRHVYVQSGAVLTLECTITGLSPTGPVRWFKGDGANRKLIFPNYTPPNRVRKKDSDSDTDFTIFLHNVVPEDAGIYYCVKQRRLVKGDEDLQSGHGTEVLVDRE; translated from the exons ATGTGGTGTGAAGATTCTCCTCACATTTACCTTCTGGGATATCCAGGAAATGGAGCTGGACCTTCCACGGCCCTGGCATTGG GTGCCAGAGCGCAGGAACTGGCGGTGCTACAGACCGAGGGACCCTTGAGGCTGACCGCAGGAGAGACCCTCGACCTCAACTGCACGTTGATTGGGTATGGCCCACCAGGGGGCGTCGGATGGTACAAAGGCTCCGACAGAAGCCAGCCTCCCGTTTACTACAATACAGCAGCCCTCCCTCCCGGAGTGATCAGGTTTTTTCCTGGGTCAGAAACGGACTACAGCATCCGCATCAGCAACATCCAGCCGGAGGACGCCGGGACCTACTACTGTGTGAAATACAAGGCAGGAATCCAGGAGACGGAATATAAATCAGGAAAGGGCACTGAGGTTTCGGTGAGCG ATTTCCTGCTGCACCAGCCGCATCGCCACGTTTATGTGCAAAGTGGAGCGGTTCTGACTCTGGAATGTACGATCACGGGTCTTTCGCCAACAGGACCTGTGAGGTGGTTCAAGGGGGACGGCGCCAATCGCAAGCTCATCTTTCCAAATTATACACCACCTAacagagtaagaaagaaagacagtgACTCCGACACAGATTTTACCATCTTCCTTCATAACGTCGTTCCTGAGGACGCCGGGATTTATTATTGTGTGAAGCAAAGGCGACTAGTTAAAGGAGACGAAGACCTCCAAAGTGGTCATGGAACAGAGGTGCTTGTGGACCGTGAGTGA